CGCTATCCGTCGCCGGCCACGCTGGAAGCGGCCGTGCAGGCCTCGGCCCCGGCCATGATCACGGTCGCGCTGCGCCGCCAGGGCGCGGTGGGCGATGGCGAGGGCGGCCAGGCGTTCTGGCAGATGCTCAAGGCGCTGAACGTGCCGGTGCTGCCCAACACCGCCGGCTGCTTCACCGCGCAGGAGGTCATCACCACTTCGATGATGGCGCGCGAGGTGTTCGAGACGCCGTGGATCAAGCTCGAGCTGATCGGCGACGACTACACCCTGCAGCCCGACACGCTCAACCTGCCGGCCGTGGCCGAGACCCTGATCAAAGAGGGCTTCAAGGTGCTGCCGTACTGCACCGAGGACCTGGTGCTGTGCCGCCGCCTGCTCGACGTCGGCTGCCAGGCGCTGATGCCGTGGGCCGCGCCGATCGGCACCGGCCGCGGCGCGGTCAACCCGCACGCGATGCGGGTGCTGCGCGAGCGCCTGCCGGATACCCCGCTGATCGTCGATGCCGGCCTGGGCCTGCCGTCGCACGCGGCGCAGGTGCTGGAGTGGGGCTACGACGGCGTGCTGCTCAATACCGCGGTGGCGCAGGCCGCCTACCCGGTCGACATGGCGCGCGCCTTCGCCCAGGCCGTGGCCGCGGGCCGCACCGCCTACCTGGCCGGGCCGATGCCCGAGCGCGAAGTCGCGCAGGCCAGCACCCCGGTGGTGGGCATGCCGTTCTGGCACGCCGACGACGCGGAGCCGCGCAACACGGAGCAGCGCGCATGACCCGCCGCCCCGTGCACGCCCCCAGCGACGGCCCGCTGCGCCAGGCGGTGCTGGAACACTATGGCGATACCTTCGGCGTCGACGACAAGCCGTGGCAGGCCTGGCATCTGCAGGACGCGCCGGCGCAGCCCGGCGCCCACGACGTGCTGCTGTCCGACGGCGAAGCCGATGCCGACACCATCGCGCGCGTGGCCGCCGCCGGCGCCACCCTGATCGAGACCGACCGCGAAGGCGGCCAGTGGATCGACACCGTGCGCTCGCCGATGGGCACCTGGGTGTTCTCGGTCGCCGCGGATAGCGGCCAGCCGCATTCGCCCGCCTTCGTCGCGGTGCTGCTGGCCTGCCTGTCGCTGCATTTCCCGGCCCACGATGCGCTGTGCCTGGCGCGCGCCTGGGCGCCGGGCTCGGCCGACTGGCCGTCCGACTTCGCGCGTTTCCCGCACGTGCGCCACGCCGCGCTGGTGGCGCCCGAGCACACCGTCGCGCCGTTCGCGCCATGCCCCGCGCTGGGCCTGTACGTGGTGGTGCCGGACGCCGAGTGGATCGAGCGCCTGGCGCCGCTGAACGTGCCCACGCTGCAGCTGCGCTTCAAGTCCGGCGACGCCACGGCGGTGCGCGCCGAGATCGCGCGCGCGGCCAGGGCCATGCAAGGCTCGTCGTCACGCCTCTTCATCAATGACCACTGGCAGGCGGCGCTCGATTACCACGCCGCCCATGGCGCGCACAGCGGCATCTACGGCATCCACCTGGGCCAGGAAGACCTGGACCATGCCGACCTCGACGCGATTCGCGCGTCCGGGCTGCGGCTGGGCGTGTCCACGCACGGTTATGCCGAGATGCTGCGCGTGGCCGCGATCCGCCCCAGCTACCTGGCGCTGGGCGCGATCTTCCCCACCACCACCAAGGTGATGCCGACCCAGCCGCAAGGCATGGGCCGCTTCCGCGCCTACGTGAAGCTGATGCAGCCGGTGATCCCGTCGCTGGTCGGCATCGGCGGCGTCAATGCGTCGAATATGCGCGAGGTGCTCGCGGTGGGCGTCGGCAGCGCCGCGGTGGTCCGCGCCGTCACCGAGGCCGACGACGTGCCGGCCGCTGTGGCCCACCTCGTAAGCCTGTTCCCGGCCGGCTGAGCGCGCCGTGGCCGCCCTGCGCATTCGCCTGGCGGCCGTTGATGACCTGCCGCGTCTGCCGGACATCGAGCTGGCCGCCGCCGCACTGTTTCCGGAAGGCGACCTGCCGGCGCTGCTGCGCCTGGTCAGCACGCCTGAAGCGGCACTGGCGGCGGCGCAGCGCGAAGGGCGTCTGTGGGTGGCCGAGCGCCACGGCGAACTGGCTGGCTTTGCGCTGGCCAGCCGCAACGGCGAATGTGCCTATCTCGATGAAATGGACGTTCATCCGGACCATGGCCGCCGCGGCATCGGGCGGGCATTGGTTGGAGCGGTGCAGGGATGGGCGCGTGCGGGCGGGTTGCGCTCGCTCAACCTGACCACGTTCGCGCATTTGCCCTGGAATGCACCGTTCTATGCCTCGCTCGGCTTCCGGCAATTGCGCGAGGACGAGCTATGTCCCCTGCTGGCCGATGCGCTGGCGGCGCAGCGAGCGGCGGGGTTGCGACGGCGCGTGGCGATGCGACAGGTGCTCTGACGGCGTGAACCTCGGAGCTATACTTGTATAGCAATCACTTTGGAGGCTGTCATGCTCGCCATCCGACTACCCGAGGATATCGAAGCGCGCCTGGAGGCCCTTGCCAAGCGCACCGGCCGCACCAAGACGTTTTATGCGCGTGAAGCCATCATGCAGCACCTGGACGACCTTGAAGACCTGTACCTGGCAGACAAGGTTGCCGCGCGCGTTCGCGCCGGCGAGGAATCCACGGTAACGCTGGATGAACTGGAGGCGCGGCTTGGCCTGGCGGATTGAAATCACGCAAACGGCAGAGAAACAACTCGCCAAACTGGATCGGCCGGTCGCCAGGCGTATTGTCACGTTTCTGCGCGAGCGTGTCGCGGCATCCGTCGACCCCCGCTCGCTTGGCGAAGCCCTGAAGGGCAGCGAGCTGGGCGAATACTGGAAATACCGGGTGGGCGACTGGCGCTTGATTTGCCAGATCGAAGACGCCCGTATCACGGTTGTGGTGCTGCGCCTGGGGAATCGCAGAGACGTGTATCGCAGAGACGTGTATCGCTAGCGTCAGGATTTGTGCGACATTCGCGCAACTGCCAAAACGGGCGGCAGCCCGCCGCTATGATGTCGGGCAGCATTCCCCGCCAATCACCCCGCGTCCCGACCATGTCGACCCAGCCCACCGCCATCATCCCCGCCGCCCCCGGCACGCCCGAAAAGCCCTATTTCGGCATCGACGTGCCGCTGATGCGCTATTTCGGCCTGCAGCCGGAGCTGATCGAAGAGGGCTACTGCCGCACCCGCCTGCCGGCGCATCCGCAGCTGGTGAACAGCCGCGGCGACGTGCATGGCGGCACGCTGATGGCGACGCTCGACTTCACCCTCAGCGGCGCCGCGCGCTCGCATGCGCCGACGGAAACCGGCGTGATCACCATCGACATGTCGACCCATTTCCTCGCCGCCGCGCGCGGCGAGCTGACGCTGGAAGCGCGCTGCCTGCGCCGCGGCGCGCGCATTGCGTTCTGCGAGGGCGAAGTGAAGGATGCCGACGGCAACGTGGTGTGCGTGGCGCGTGCCGCGTTCAAGCTGGTGCCGTTGTCCAGCGGCGGCAACTAAGCGCTGCCTGAGCCGCGCGCCGCTCAGCCGAGCGGGCGCGGCGCGAAGGCGTGGTTCAGCGGGCCGTTGCCGCCGCCCAGCCGCAATCCCGCGCCGGCCGCGATGGCCTGCGCCACATAGTCCAGCGCGGTGCCGACCGCCGTTTCCAGCGCGTCGCCGCGCGCCAGCTGCGACGCGATCGCCGCCGCCAGCGTGCAGCCGGTGCCGTGCAGGTTGCGGGTCTCGACCCGCGGGTGCGTGAACACGCGCACGCTGCCGTCCTTCAGCATCAGCATGTCGTCCAGTCCGCCGCCGAGGCCCGCCGCGCCATCGTGTTCCAGGTGGCCGCCCTTGAGCAGCACCGCCGGGCAGCCCAGCGCGATCAGGTCGGCGGCGGCCTGTTCCATGTCGGCGCGGCGCGCGATCCTGCGGCCCAGCAGGTAGGAGGCCTCGGGCAGGTTGGGCGTGACCAGCAGCGCGCGTGGGAACAGCAGCCGCACCATGGCCTGGGTGGTGGCGTCGTCGGACAGCGTCGCGCCCGAGGTCGAGATCATCACCGGATCCACCACCAGCTTGCGAATGCCGTGCCGGTCCGCCGCCGCGGCCACCGCCTCGACGATGGCGGCGGTGCCCAGCATGCCGGTCTTGGCTGCGTCCACGCCGATGTCGCCGGCGACCGCGTCGATCTGCGCGGCCACCATGTCGGCCGGGATCGCATGCACGCCGGTCACGCCCAGCGTGTTCTGCGCGGTGATCGCGGTGATCGCGCTCATGCCGAAACAGCCCAGCGCGGAAAAGGTCTTCAGGTCGGCCTGGATGCCGGCGCCGCCGCCGGAGTCGGAACCGGCGATGGTCAGGGTGCGGGGTGGCGTTGGAATCATCTGTGCGGAAATCGAGGAGGGCCGGTGCGCAAGGCCTCCGGGCACGCTACAATACCGCCACTCCGAGGAGCGTTGCAACGGATGGAGGCCCGCGAAGCACATCGCGCGGCCGCGGCACAGCCGCCCCTGCCATCCGCCAGGCTCGGACTGTCTTCAACGGCGCTCGCTGATCCGTGGTCCGCACGGAAGCGAGTCGACCTATCCGCGTGCTTCGCATGAGCCGAGCGCCATGCGCGGCCGCCAGATCCCCGTACTCGTCAACTGCGTGCCACTCTTCACCGGGAGTGAAACATGAACGCTGTGACCGACCTGAAGCAGGACTACCTCGTCGCCGACATCAACCTGGCCGGCTGGGGCCGCAAGGAAATCGCCATCGCCGAGACCGAGATGCCCGGCCTGATGGCGATCCGCGACGAGTTCGCCGCGGCGCAGCCGCTCAAGGGCGCGCGTATCGCCGGCTCGCTGCACATGACGATCCAGACCGCCGTGCTGATCGAGACGCTCAAGGCGCTGGGCGCCGACGTGCGCTGGGCCTCGTGCAATATCTTCTCGACGCAGGACCACGCCGCCGCCGCGATCGCCGCGGGCGGCACGCCGGTGTTCGCCTTCAAGGGCGAATCGCTGAAGGAGTACTGGGACTTCACCCACCGCATCTTCGACTGGTCCGACGGCGGCACCCCCAACATGATCCTCGACGACGGCGGCGACGCCACGCTGCTGCTGCACCTGGGCGCCCGCGCGGAGAAGGACGCTGCGGTGATCGCCAACCCGGGCAGCGAGGAAGAAACTTTCCTGTTCGCCGCGATCAAGGAAAAGCTGGCCAAGGACCCGAGCTGGTACAGCCGCAACCTGGCAGCCATCCGCGGCGTGACCGAGGAAACCACCACCGGCGTGCACCGCCTGTACCAGATGGCGCAGAAGGGCGAGCTGCGCTTCCCCGCGATCAACGTCAACGACTCGGTCACCAAGAGCAAGTTCGACAACCTGTACGGCTGCCGCGAATCGCTGGTCGACGGCATCAAGCGCGCCACCGACGTGATGATCGCCGGCAAGATCGCCGTGGTCGCCGGCTACGGCGACGTGGGCAAGGGCAGCGCGCAGGCGCTGCGCGCGCTGTCGGCGCAGGTGTGGGTCACCGAGATCGACCCGATCTGCGCGCTGCAGGCCGCGATGGAAGGCTACCGCGTGGTCACCATGGACTACGCCGCCGAGCATGGCGATATCTTCGTCACCTGCACCGGCAACTACCATGTCATCACCCATGACCACATGGCGAAGATGAAGGACCAGGCCATCGTCTGCAATATCGGCCACTTCGACAACGAGATCGACATCGCCTCGATCGAGAAGTACGAGTGGGACGAGATCAAGCCGCAGGTCGACCATGTGAAGTTCCCCGCAGTTGGCGACAAACCAAGCAAGAAGCTGATCATCCTGGCCAAGGGCCGCCTGGTGAACCTGGGCTGCGCCACCGGCCACCCGTCGTACGTGATGAGCAGCTCGTTCGCCAACCAGACCATCGCGCAGATCGAGCTCTGGCAGGAACGCGACAGCGGCAAGTACCCGGTCGGCGTCTACACGCTGCCCAAGCACCTGGACGAGAAGGTCGCGCGCCTGCAGCTGCGCAAGCTGAACGCGCAGCTGACCGAGCTGACCGACCAGCAGGCCGCTTACATCGGCGTGAACAAGGAAGGCCCGTACAAGGCGGATCACTACCGCTATTGATGCGCGCAGGAAGGTAGGAAGGCCCCGCTCCCGCTTGCGGGAGCGGGGCGCCATCCCGCAGGGAAACCAACCAAGGAACCGTCATGAGACTACTGGTCGTCTGGATCATCAACGCCGTCGCGCTGTTCGTGTTGCCGTACATCATCCCGTCGATCCACATCAAGAGCTTCGGCTCGGCGATGCTGGCGGCGCTGGTGCTGGGCCTGGTCAATACGCTGATCCGTCCGATCCTGGTGATCCTGACGTTGCCGGTCACGCTGCTGACGCTGGGGCTGTTTATCTTCATCATCAACGCGCTGCTGTTTCTGTTCGTCGGCAACCTGCTGTCGGGCTTTACCGTCGGCGGCTTCTGGGCGGCCTTGCTGGGCTCGATCCTGTACAGCGTGATCTCGTGGCTGCTGGCCAGCCTGCTGCTGGGCAACCGCGACGACTGACCCGCCTGACCCTATTCGCGCGCCGTGCCAACGCGGCGCGCCACCATCATGCAAGACCGCTACTTCAGCTTTGAATTCTTCCCGCCCAAGACGGCGGAGGGCACCGAGAAGCTGCGCAACACGCGCGCGCAGCTGGCACCGCTCAAGCCCAAGTACATCTCGGTGACGTTCGGCGCCGGCGGCACCACGCAGCAGGGCACGCTCGACGCCGTGCTGGAAATCCAGCGCGAAGGCATCGAGGCCGCGCCGCACCTGTCGTGCGTGGGCTCGTCGCGCGAGAGCATCCGCGCGATCCTGCAGCAGTACCGCGACGGCGGGATCCGTCATATCGTCGCGCTGCGCGGCGACATGCCGTCGGGCATGGGCGAGATCGGCGAGTTCCGCTACGCCAACGAGCTGGTCGAGTTCATCCGCGCCGAGACCGGCGACTGGTTCAATATCGAAGTCGCGGCATACCCGGAGTACCACCCGCAGGCGAAGTCGCCGCGCCATGACCTCGACAACTTCGTGCGCAAGGTCAGGGCCGGCGCCGACTCGGCGATCACGCAGTACTTCTACAACGCCGACGCGTATTTCCGCTTTGTCGACGACGTGCGCGCGCTCGGCGTCGAGGTGCCGATCGTGCCGGGCATCATGCCGATCACCAACTACTCGCAGCTGATGCGCTTCTCCGAGATGTGCGGCGCCGAAGTGCCGCGCTGGGTGGCCAGGCGGCTGGAGAGCTTCGGCGACGACCGCGAATCGATCCGCGCCTTCGGGCTCGATGTGGTCACGGCGCTGTGCGAGCGGCTGCTGGCCGCGGGCGTGCCGGGGCTGCATTTCTATACGCTCAACGCGGCCGGCGCCACCAAGGCGATCTGGCAACGGCTGAAGCTGTAAGGAACGCCGCAGAAGAAGAGAGCGGCTTTGGGTGCTCCCAAGCCGCCCGAACTAGCCTAAGCAAGGTGTTCTCCCTCTCCCCTCATGGGGAGAGGGTTGGGGTGAGGGGTGGTTTAACTAGGAACCACATCAAGCAAGGCCAACGGTGTAAACCCACCGCCCTCGGCCTTTGATCCGCCTGGCCCTCTCCCCCACCCCTCTCCCGCAAGCGGGCGAGGGGAGCTTGCTGCAAGCTTCGGCAGCCAGCTTCAGGCTCACAGCCACGCCTGCCAAAATCGGTGCCATACTCGCCTCCATGGTCACCGCCACCTTCCGTTTCTACGAGGAACTGAACGACTTCCTCGCGCCGGACCAGCGCCGGCGCGACCTGTCGTGCGTGTGCGCGCGCGCGGCCACGGTCAAGCACATGATCGAGGCGCTGGGCGTGCCGCATACCGAGGTCGAGCTGATCCTGGTCAATGGCGAGTCGAGCGGGTTCGAGCGGCAGCTGCGTGATGGCGACCGGGTTTCGGTCTACCCCAAGTTCGAACGGATCGACGTGTCGCCGCTGCTGCGGGTACGCGAGCAGCCGCTGCGCGTGATGCGCTTTGTCGCCGATGCCCACCTGGGCGGGCTGGCGCATCTGCTGCGCATGACCGGCTTCGACACGCTCTACGACAACCATTTCGAAGACAGCGAGATCGAGCGCATCGCGGTCGACGAGGGCCGCATCGTGCTGACGCGCGACCGCGAACTGCTCAAGCGGCGCGGCATCACGCACGGCTGCTATGTGCGCGCGCTCAAGTCGCGCCAGCAGGTGCGCGAGATCTTCGCGCGGCTGGACCTGGCGCGCAGCGCCCGGCCGTTTTCGCTGTGCCTGGACTGCAATGCGCCGCTGCGCGCGCTGGATCCGGCCGGCGCGGCCGGGCGCGTGCCGGATGGCGTGCTGGCGCGCCATCGCAGCTTCGTCACCTGCGACCGCTGCCGGCGGGTGTTCTGGGAAGGCTCGCACTGGCGCTGCATGCGCGCGCTGGTCGACGAGCTGGTGCAGGGCGCCGGGCCGGCTCCGGGCTAGAACGCGCCCGACTCCGTCACGATCCAGTCCATGGCGATGTCGTGCGGCTGCGCCTGCAGCGCAATGCGGCAGGCGTCGTAGCCGATGCCGATGGCGACCGGCCGCTGCGCCATCGCGGCCAGCGTGCGGTCGTAGAAGCCACCGCCGTAGCCCAGGCGGAACTTGTCCGGGCTGAAACCGACACAGGGAATGACCAGCGCATCCGGCATCGCGGCCTCGGTGCCGTCGGGCACCGGGATGCCGTAGTGGCCGGTGGCCATGGGGGTATCCGGCGTCCACAAGTGGAAATCCAGCGGCGTGCCGGGGCGGCTGACCGAGGGCAGCGCGGCATGGCGGCCGGGCACGGCGGCGAGCCATTGCGCCACCGCGGCGCGCGCGTCGAACTCCTGCTGGATCGGCCAGTAGAAGCCCAGGCAGCGCACCGCCAGGCCCGCCAGCAGTTCGGACAGCGCGGCGGCGATGCGGGCATCGGCGGCGGCGCGCGCGGGCAGCGCGGCGCGCTGCGCCAGCAGTTGCGCGCGCAGTGCGCGGCGCTCGTCGGCGGGGATGGGGCCAGGGGTGGAGCTAGTCGCAGGAATGGAAGACATGGCGTGGGATAATGCCCTCGTCCGAACCAACACGGACGGCGGCGCCGCGGTTTCCGGCACGCGGTGCAGGCGCGGGCGCCGCCGTCATCGACAA
This Cupriavidus nantongensis DNA region includes the following protein-coding sequences:
- the ahcY gene encoding adenosylhomocysteinase, with protein sequence MNAVTDLKQDYLVADINLAGWGRKEIAIAETEMPGLMAIRDEFAAAQPLKGARIAGSLHMTIQTAVLIETLKALGADVRWASCNIFSTQDHAAAAIAAGGTPVFAFKGESLKEYWDFTHRIFDWSDGGTPNMILDDGGDATLLLHLGARAEKDAAVIANPGSEEETFLFAAIKEKLAKDPSWYSRNLAAIRGVTEETTTGVHRLYQMAQKGELRFPAINVNDSVTKSKFDNLYGCRESLVDGIKRATDVMIAGKIAVVAGYGDVGKGSAQALRALSAQVWVTEIDPICALQAAMEGYRVVTMDYAAEHGDIFVTCTGNYHVITHDHMAKMKDQAIVCNIGHFDNEIDIASIEKYEWDEIKPQVDHVKFPAVGDKPSKKLIILAKGRLVNLGCATGHPSYVMSSSFANQTIAQIELWQERDSGKYPVGVYTLPKHLDEKVARLQLRKLNAQLTELTDQQAAYIGVNKEGPYKADHYRY
- a CDS encoding thiazole synthase, whose translation is MTFEPSATLRDPFVLYGESFGSRLLLGTARYPSPATLEAAVQASAPAMITVALRRQGAVGDGEGGQAFWQMLKALNVPVLPNTAGCFTAQEVITTSMMAREVFETPWIKLELIGDDYTLQPDTLNLPAVAETLIKEGFKVLPYCTEDLVLCRRLLDVGCQALMPWAAPIGTGRGAVNPHAMRVLRERLPDTPLIVDAGLGLPSHAAQVLEWGYDGVLLNTAVAQAAYPVDMARAFAQAVAAGRTAYLAGPMPEREVAQASTPVVGMPFWHADDAEPRNTEQRA
- a CDS encoding Mut7-C RNAse domain-containing protein, with product MVTATFRFYEELNDFLAPDQRRRDLSCVCARAATVKHMIEALGVPHTEVELILVNGESSGFERQLRDGDRVSVYPKFERIDVSPLLRVREQPLRVMRFVADAHLGGLAHLLRMTGFDTLYDNHFEDSEIERIAVDEGRIVLTRDRELLKRRGITHGCYVRALKSRQQVREIFARLDLARSARPFSLCLDCNAPLRALDPAGAAGRVPDGVLARHRSFVTCDRCRRVFWEGSHWRCMRALVDELVQGAGPAPG
- a CDS encoding TraY domain-containing protein, whose translation is MLAIRLPEDIEARLEALAKRTGRTKTFYAREAIMQHLDDLEDLYLADKVAARVRAGEESTVTLDELEARLGLAD
- the metF gene encoding methylenetetrahydrofolate reductase [NAD(P)H], which translates into the protein MQDRYFSFEFFPPKTAEGTEKLRNTRAQLAPLKPKYISVTFGAGGTTQQGTLDAVLEIQREGIEAAPHLSCVGSSRESIRAILQQYRDGGIRHIVALRGDMPSGMGEIGEFRYANELVEFIRAETGDWFNIEVAAYPEYHPQAKSPRHDLDNFVRKVRAGADSAITQYFYNADAYFRFVDDVRALGVEVPIVPGIMPITNYSQLMRFSEMCGAEVPRWVARRLESFGDDRESIRAFGLDVVTALCERLLAAGVPGLHFYTLNAAGATKAIWQRLKL
- a CDS encoding PaaI family thioesterase; protein product: MSTQPTAIIPAAPGTPEKPYFGIDVPLMRYFGLQPELIEEGYCRTRLPAHPQLVNSRGDVHGGTLMATLDFTLSGAARSHAPTETGVITIDMSTHFLAAARGELTLEARCLRRGARIAFCEGEVKDADGNVVCVARAAFKLVPLSSGGN
- a CDS encoding thiamine phosphate synthase, encoding MTRRPVHAPSDGPLRQAVLEHYGDTFGVDDKPWQAWHLQDAPAQPGAHDVLLSDGEADADTIARVAAAGATLIETDREGGQWIDTVRSPMGTWVFSVAADSGQPHSPAFVAVLLACLSLHFPAHDALCLARAWAPGSADWPSDFARFPHVRHAALVAPEHTVAPFAPCPALGLYVVVPDAEWIERLAPLNVPTLQLRFKSGDATAVRAEIARAARAMQGSSSRLFINDHWQAALDYHAAHGAHSGIYGIHLGQEDLDHADLDAIRASGLRLGVSTHGYAEMLRVAAIRPSYLALGAIFPTTTKVMPTQPQGMGRFRAYVKLMQPVIPSLVGIGGVNASNMREVLAVGVGSAAVVRAVTEADDVPAAVAHLVSLFPAG
- a CDS encoding type II toxin-antitoxin system RelE family toxin codes for the protein MAWRIEITQTAEKQLAKLDRPVARRIVTFLRERVAASVDPRSLGEALKGSELGEYWKYRVGDWRLICQIEDARITVVVLRLGNRRDVYRRDVYR
- a CDS encoding phage holin family protein; translation: MRLLVVWIINAVALFVLPYIIPSIHIKSFGSAMLAALVLGLVNTLIRPILVILTLPVTLLTLGLFIFIINALLFLFVGNLLSGFTVGGFWAALLGSILYSVISWLLASLLLGNRDD
- a CDS encoding 5-formyltetrahydrofolate cyclo-ligase; translation: MSSIPATSSTPGPIPADERRALRAQLLAQRAALPARAAADARIAAALSELLAGLAVRCLGFYWPIQQEFDARAAVAQWLAAVPGRHAALPSVSRPGTPLDFHLWTPDTPMATGHYGIPVPDGTEAAMPDALVIPCVGFSPDKFRLGYGGGFYDRTLAAMAQRPVAIGIGYDACRIALQAQPHDIAMDWIVTESGAF
- a CDS encoding GNAT family N-acetyltransferase, producing MAALRIRLAAVDDLPRLPDIELAAAALFPEGDLPALLRLVSTPEAALAAAQREGRLWVAERHGELAGFALASRNGECAYLDEMDVHPDHGRRGIGRALVGAVQGWARAGGLRSLNLTTFAHLPWNAPFYASLGFRQLREDELCPLLADALAAQRAAGLRRRVAMRQVL
- the thiD gene encoding bifunctional hydroxymethylpyrimidine kinase/phosphomethylpyrimidine kinase, coding for MIPTPPRTLTIAGSDSGGGAGIQADLKTFSALGCFGMSAITAITAQNTLGVTGVHAIPADMVAAQIDAVAGDIGVDAAKTGMLGTAAIVEAVAAAADRHGIRKLVVDPVMISTSGATLSDDATTQAMVRLLFPRALLVTPNLPEASYLLGRRIARRADMEQAAADLIALGCPAVLLKGGHLEHDGAAGLGGGLDDMLMLKDGSVRVFTHPRVETRNLHGTGCTLAAAIASQLARGDALETAVGTALDYVAQAIAAGAGLRLGGGNGPLNHAFAPRPLG